The following proteins are co-located in the Apium graveolens cultivar Ventura chromosome 5, ASM990537v1, whole genome shotgun sequence genome:
- the LOC141724683 gene encoding cold-responsive protein kinase 1-like translates to MKQWWKMSMVVVLAVTLLLESVSSLDPQANLITQQCSQFDTWNTVEFFSNLNSTLADLRRQLSVNNTHFATAQQARTTNPVYSLVQCRNYLSPADCVACFDIAALDIRKFCNLANGARVVYDGCILRYELRNFFTEIELGSSSEVCNVNQSVSAAAAFNLVGVGLLKDLAAATPKIKSYFAVAKRQVFDGRPSEKASVTVYAVAQCLATVSQGDCKSCLASAFTNIQNCLPQAGASSVAAGCFLRYSVTSFFADNDITNIMPYVQEGSSSTKTAIVAGVVGAISLLLFLLALLLWYRLLRKRKAAKRGNILGVTKLQGPTIYSYSDLKSATKNFSEEHKVGEGGFGDIYKGIIENGTIVAVKKLDVTTSKEKTDFESEVRLISNVHHRNIIRLLGCGGKGPVQLLVYEYMENGSLDKFLYGNKRGTLTWKQRIDIILGIARGLAYLHEQFHVCIIHRDIKSSNILLDDDFQPKIADFGLARLLPTGQSHVTTRYAGTFGYTAPEYAIHGHLCEKVDTYGFGIVVLEIISGQSCTHMENELQTEFLLEHAWKSYDNGTHDKLIDETLDPREYSVENAKRMIEIALKCTQSPFSLRPTMSQVVVLLVNDASLEYRQLNKASS, encoded by the exons ATGAAGCAGTGGTGGAAAATGAGCATGGTGGTGGTACTGGCAGTGACATTGCTGTTAGAATCAGTTAGTTCATTAGATCCTCAAGCTAATCTGATAACCCAACAGTGCAGCCAGTTCGATACTTGGAACACAGTTGAATTCTTCAGCAATCTAAATTCTACTTTGGCCGACCTCAGACGACAGTTATCTGTTAATAACACACACTTCGCCACTGCACAGCAGGCCAGGACCACAAATCCTGTGTACAGTCTGGTTCAGTGCAGAAACTATCTCTCACCTGCAGACTGTGTCGCCTGCTTTGATATAGCAGCACTTGACATTCGCAAATTCTGCAATTTGGCTAATGGCGCTCGTGTTGTATATGATGGTTGCATACTCAG GTACGAGTTGCGCAACTTCTTCACAGAGATAGAGCTTGGATCATCATCTGAGGTATGTAATGTAAACCAGAGTGTATCCGCAGCAGCTGCTTTTAATTTAGTTGGGGTGGGATTGTTAAAGGATCTTGCAGCTGCCACACCAAAGATAAAGAGCTACTTTGCAGTGGCAAAAAGGCAAGTGTTTGATGGTCGTCCGTCAGAAAAAGCATCAGTAACAGTGTATGCTGTGGCACAATGTCTTGCCACTGTAAGCCAGGGTGATTGCAAAAGTTGCTTGGCTAGTGCTTTTACTAATATACAAAATTGCCTTCCTCAAGCCGGAGCAAGTTCTGTAGCTGCCGGTTGTTTCCTCAGATACTCTGTCACCTCTTTTTTTGCTGATAATGATATCACAAATATCATGCCTTACGTGCAAGAAG GTAGCTCAAGCACGAAGACAGCCATTGTTGCAGGCGTAGTTGGGGCTATAAGCCTTCTCTTGTTCTTACTTGCCTTACTTCTATGGTATCGATTATTGAGAAAGCGTAAGGCAGCTAAAAGAG GTAATATTCTTGGGGTAACCAAGTTGCAGGGACCAACTATATACAGTTACAGTGACTTGAAGTCAGCTACCAAGAATTTTAGTGAGGAACACAAAGTAGGAGAAGGTGGCTTTGGAGATATATACAAG GGCATTATAGAGAATGGAACCATAGTTGCAGTGAAGAAACTTGATGTAACAACAAGCAAAGAAAAGACAGATTTTGAGAGTGAAGTCAGGCTTATAAGTAATGTTCATCACCGAAATATCATCCGTCTGCTAGGATGCGGTGGCAAAGGACCAGTTCAACTTCTCGTCTATGAATACATGGAGAACGGAAGCCTTGATAAATTCCTATATG GAAATAAACGTGGCACTCTCACCTGGAAGCAACGCATTGACATCATCCTTGGTATTGCTAGGGGTCTTGCCTATCTACACGAACAATTTCACGTATGTATCATACATCGAGATATAAAATCTAGCAATATTTTACTTGATGATGATTTTCAACCGAAGATAGCTGATTTTGGGTTGGCAAGACTTCTACCAACGGGTCAAAGTCATGTTACCACTAGATATGCAGGGACTTT CGGTTACACAGCGCCGGAGTATGCAATCCATGGGCACTTGTGTGAGAAAGTGGATACCTATGGTTTTGGAATTGTGGTCCTTGAAATTATAAGTGGCCAAAGCTGCACTCATATGGAAAATGAGCTTCAAACAGAATTTCTTCTTGAACAT GCATGGAAGTCGTACGATAATGGTACACACGACAAGTTGATCGATGAGACATTAGATCCAAGGGAATATAGCGTGGAAAATGCTAAGAGAATGATAGAGATTGCTTTGAAGTGCACTCAGTCACCATTTTCTTTGAGGCCAACAATGTCTCAAGTTGTTGTTCTGCTTGTGAATGATGCATCTCTAGAATACAGGCAACTAAACAAGGCCTCCAGTTGA